The Methylobacterium currus genome contains a region encoding:
- a CDS encoding Hpt domain-containing protein — protein METLLDRAHLDRQTFGDADLAREVLALFAGQCDRLMPGLADPEQAPEARADLAHTLKGSALGVGADRVAALAGQLEAALRGGDGATARNLEPALARAVRETLALF, from the coding sequence ATGGAGACGCTCCTCGACCGCGCGCACCTGGACCGGCAGACCTTCGGCGATGCCGACCTCGCCCGCGAGGTGCTGGCGCTGTTCGCGGGCCAGTGCGACCGGCTGATGCCAGGGCTCGCCGACCCGGAGCAGGCGCCCGAGGCACGGGCGGACCTCGCCCATACCCTCAAGGGCTCGGCGCTCGGCGTCGGCGCCGACCGGGTGGCGGCGCTCGCCGGGCAGCTCGAAGCGGCCCTGCGGGGTGGCGACGGCGCGACGGCGCGCAACCTGGAGCCGGCGCTGGCGCGGGCCGTGCGGGAGACCCTGGCGCTGTTCTGA